GAGCGCACGATCCGTTCCTCGCCGCCGGCCCGGACGTGCAGGCGCAGCGGCCTGCCCATCCTTGCCAGCACCTTCAGCACCGACCAGTAGGCAAGGAAGCGGCTGCGGCCCCAGCGGCCATAGATCTCCTCGCGCACCTTCAGGATCGCCGGATACACGCCAAGGCTCGCGTTGTTCAGGAAGACCTGCCCGTTCACGGTGGCGACGCGGATGGGCGCCGTGCGGCCGGCGCAGATCACCGCCACCGACTCGTCAAGATCGTCCGGCAGCGCCAGCGAGCGCGCGAAATAGTTGAATGTGCCCAGCGGCAGGATGCCCATCCGCCGCCCGCTCTGCGACAGGGCGGCGGCGACGGCGCAGATCGTGCCGTCGCCCCCCGCGGCCACGATGGTGCCGAAGCCGCGCTCGACTGCCTCGCGCGCAACGGCCTCGATCTGGCTGCCATCCTCGACCAGATCGACGTGCACCTCGACACCCTGCGCCCGGAAGGCGTCGCGGACGCGATCCGCCTCCTCGCCCTTGCCGGAGCCGGCATTCATCACCACACAGATGTCGGGCTGGGCCATGCTTCTCTCCGCTCTCGTGCCTCACGGCACCATCGCAGCCGCCCGGCCAAACGCCCCTTCGGCGGGCCGGTTCCGCTCAGGCCTCGACCAGCTCGTGTTCGAACACGTCGATGCGGAACCCGGTGCCAAGATAGCTGGCGGTCAGCGGCCAGCCGAGCGAGGCCGCCAGCAGCGCCTGCGGCCGGAAGGCCTCTCCCGGTTCCTCGAAGGCCATGCGCCGCAGGCAGAGAAGGTCCGCAGCCGGCGCAACCTCGCCGATCCGCCGCGCGAGGTGCCGGATCTGGTCGGGGCGCAGCTCGTGCAGGATGTCGCTCAGCACCACCAGGTCGAACTCGCGATCCGGGATGTCGGAGGGCAGCAGGGCTTGGCGGAATTCCATCGCGGCCATCGGCGACGGCTCGGCACCGGCGGCCTCGATCGCATCGGCATCCCCGTCCAGCCCCAGGTAGGCATCCGCCCGGCCAGACAGGCGGCGGCCCAGCGCCCCCGCCCCGCAGCCAAGCTCCAGGACGCTGCGGTAGTGCTGCCGCGGCAGGAAAGCGAGCGCCTGGGTTTGCATCCGACGCTCGGACAGGCCGAACGCAAGGCTGGGGTGCCCCGCGATATCGAGGCAGCGGTCCAGGGTCTGGGCCAGGGTCAGGTGCATGTGCTTTCTCCGCGCTTCAAGTTGGCAGCCGCCGTCCGTGGACGGTGCGCGACACCAAGCCGGGCCGCCGGGGTCCGTTCCGGACGATCCGACAAAAGACGTGTCACTGTTGCCCGAAAGTCGCAATCGGCGGCTTGTCCCGCTCCAGATAGTCGAAGACATAGAGTTCGCGGATCAGCGCAAGGCCAAGGGCCGCCAGCGGCGTGGCCAGCAAGAGCCCCATCAGGCCGAACAGGACGCCGAGCAGCAACTGGGCCGAGATGATCAGTGCGGGCGGCAGATCCACCTGTTCCTTCTGCACGAGCGGAGTGATCAGGTAGCTCTCGAGCGTCTGCACCCCGAGATAGACCGCGACCACCAGCCCGACGAGGCCCCAGCCCTCGGGCAGGGCAAGCAGCAGCGCGGGCAGCGCCGCGATGACCGGGCCGATGTTCGGGATGAAGGCAAGCAGCGCCGCGATCAGCCCCAGGATGAAGGCCAGGGGCACGCCGATCAGCCAAAGCCCCAGCCAGGTGAGCACGCCGACCACCGTCATCGAGATGAGCTGCCCGCCCAGCCAGCCGCGCAGGGTGCGGTTCGCGATGTCCATGATCTCGTCGCCGCGCGGCCGGACCGGCGGCGCCAGCAGCGCGCGCAGCCCGCGCCGGTAAAGGCCGGGATCGATCGCGGTGTAAAGGCCGATGAACAGGATGATGACGAGGTTGCCCAGCGCGCCGAAGGTGGCGCTGACCGCGGTCGAGGCAAAGCCGCCCTCGCCCGACATCAGCCGGGACGGCGCGAGGCGCGACAGCAGGGTCGAGCCCCAGGAATATTGCGCGATGCGCTCGCGCAGGCCCTCGAAGGCCGGGGGAAGCTGGCGCGTCAGTTCCTCGATCTGGTCGAACATGTCGGCGGCGAAGGACAGGAACGCTCCGGCCAGCGCGGCGAGGCAAAGGAGGATGAAGACCGCGATGCCGCCGCCCCGCGGCAGGCCGGTCAGGCCCGAGACGATCTCGCCGCCCGCCGACAGGAAGACGCCGAACAGGATGGCGGCAAAGATCACCAGCAGCACGTCCGGGGCGATCACGACCAGCACCGCCAGCACGAGCGCCAGCACCAAGAGGGAAACCGTCCGCCGGCGCATCGTTCCTCCGCATCAGTCTGGGGCCAACGTCCTGGTCCGGCGCCTGTTCCCCGCCGCCTGCCGGTCGGCGCACCAGTCGCACGGGCCGCAGGGGCGATAGCCGAGCGGGCGGCTGCGGCCCCGACCGGCCGTGGCGCCCGGCTCTCCTGCCCGGCGGGATGCGGCCCTGTCGTCGCCTTCCCGCGCGGACGAGCCTAGGCGGAGGGGGCCTTGTGGCGGCGCCGGACGCTTTCCGGGCGGCCCGGCAGCGACAGCCGGGCGTCGTTGCGGACCTTCTCCGAGATCACCCGACCTTGCGCGATGACGCAGAGCCGGTCGGGCCGCAGCCGCACCGCCTCGACCGCATCGCCGGCATCGAGCACCACGAGCGAGGCTGGCGCGCCTTCATGCAGGCCGTAGTCGAGCCCCATGATCCTCGCGTTCTCGGCCGTCACCATGTCGAAGCAGCGCCGCATCTCGGCCGGATGGGTCATCTGCGCGACATGCAGCCCCATGAAGGCCACGTCGAGCATGTCCGCGGTGCCCAGCGAATACCACGGGTCGAGAACGCAATCCTGCCCCCAGCCGACGGAGATGCCTTGCGCCTGCATCTCCTTCACCCGCGTCAGGCCGCGCCGCTTGGGATAGGTGTCGTGCCGGCCCTGCAGCACGATGTTGATCAGCGGGTTCGGGATCGCGGCCACCCGCGCCTCGGCCATCAGCGGCAGCAGCTTCGAGACGTAGTAGTTGTCCATCGAATGCATCGAGGTCAGGTGGCTGCCCGCCGCCCTGCCCTGCAACCCGGTTCGGATCACCTCGGCGGCCAGCGTCTCGATGTGGCGGCTCAGCGGGTCGTCGGTCTCGTCGCAATGCAGGTCCAGCATCAGCCCGCGGTCGGCGGCGATCTCGCAGAGGTCGCGCACCGAGGCCGCTCCCTCGGCCATCGTGCGTTCGAAATGCGGGATGCCGCCCACCACGTCCACGCCCATGTCGAGCGCGCGCAGCAGGTTCGCCCGCGCCGTCGGATCGCGGTAGAGCCCGTCCTGCGGGAAGGCGACAAGCTGGAGGTCCATCCAGCCCTTCACCTGCTCGCGCACCTCCAGCAGCGCCTGCACGCCGAGCAGCCGGTCATCGCAGACATCGACGTGAGAGCGGATGGCAAGCAACCCCATGCTCGCCGCCCAGTCGCAATAGGCGAGCGCGCGCGCGATCATCTCCTCGACCGTGACGATGCGCTTCAGCTCGCCCCAGAGCGCGATCCCCTCCAGCAGCGTGCCCGACGCGTTCACCCTCGGCAGGCCGTAGGAGAGCGTCGCGTCCATGTGGAAATGCGGATCGACGAAGGGCGGGCTGACGAGGTCGCCGGTGGCATCGATCACGCGGCCCGCCTCGGCTTCCAGCCGGCCGATGGCGGCGATCCGGTCGCCGCGGATGCCCACGTCGGCCACCCGGCCATCGGGCAGCGTGCCGCCCCTGACGATGAGATCGAACATCAGCGTTCCCCGCGGTTGAAGGGCTGCATCAGCGCCGCCGGAACCTCGGCGCGGCGCGACATGAGGACAAGGGCCAGGATCGACAGCGCATAGGGCGCCATCAGGAACAGCTGGTAAGGCACGAGCTGCCCCAGCGGCGTCTGCTGCAGCCGCACCTGCAGCGCATCGAAGGCGGCGAAGAGCAGCGCGCCGAGCACTGCCTTGCCGGGCTTCCACGCCCCGAAGATCACGAGCGCGATGCAGATCCAGCCGCGGCCGTTCACCATCTCGAAGAAGAAGCTGGAGAAGGCGGAGAGCGTCAGGAACGCCCCGCCCACCGCCATCAGCCCCGAGCCGACGACCACCGCGCCGATCCTGAGGCCCACAACGGACAGCCCCTGCGCATCGACGGCGGACGGGCTCTCTCCCGCCGCCCGCACGGCAAGGCCCAGCGGCGTGCGCCACAGCACCAGCGCGACGAGCGCGGCCACCACGAAGGCCGCATAGGTCAGCGGCGTCTGTTGGAAGAGTGCCGGACCGACCAGCGGGATCTGCGACAGACCCGGCACCGGCCAGACGGCAAAGGGCTCGATCTTCGGCGGGCTGGAGACCTCGGGCAGGATCAGGCGATAGGCGAAGTAGCTGGTCGAGGTGGCAAGCAGCGTGATCCCCAGCCCTACGACATGCTGCGACAGGCCGAAGGGCACGACCAGCACCGCGTGGAGCAGGCCGAACAGCATCCCGGCCAGCATGGCGACCGCCGCGCCCTCCCACAGCCCCGCGCCGGCCCAGACCGTGATCCAGCCGGAGAAGGCGCCGACCACCATGATCCCCTCGATCCCGAGGTTCAGAACGCCCGCGCGCTCGCAGATCAGTTCCCCCATCGTGGCGAAGATCAGCGGCGAGGCGATGCGCACCGCGGCCGCCCAGAAGCTGACCGAGAGCAGGATGTCCAGAAGCTCGCTCATCCGCGCACCACCCGGAACCGGATCAGGAGGATCGCCAGCACCATGAACAGCAGCGACGTGGCCAGCAGCATGTCGGCGATATAGGTCGGCACATGGGCCGCGCGGCTCATGCTGTCGGCGCCGACGAAGACGCCCGCGACGAACAGCGCCGCCGGCACCACGGCGAGCGGGTTGAGCAGCGCGAGCATCGCCACGATGATGCCAGTGTAGCCGAAGCCGGGGCTGAGATCGAGCGTCAGGTGCCCCTTCAACCCCGCCACCTCGGAAAAGCCCGCGAGTGCTGCAAGGCCCCCCGACAGCAGCGCGGTCTTCACCAGCACCCCGTCCACCGGGATGCCGGCAAAGCGCGCGGCCCGGGCGTTCAGCCCCACGGCACGCATCTCGTAGCCAAGCGCGGTGCGCCGCTCGATCACCCAGACCGCGAGGGCGGCGATCAGCGCGAGGCCGAAGCCCCAGTGCAGGCGCAGCCCCTCGACCAGCCGCGGCAGCCGCGCCTCCTTGAGCAGAGGCGCGGACTTGGGCCAGCCCATGCCCATCGGGTCCTTCAGCGGTCCTTCCAGCAGGTAGCTGACGAAGAGCAGCATGATGAAGTTGAAGAGCAGCGTGGTCACGACCTCGTCCACGCCAAAGCGGGTCTTGAGCGCGACGGGTCCAAGCAGGACCAGCGCGCCCGCGGCCATCGCGGCCAGCGCCATCAGCGGCAGCACCAGCGGCCCGCCGACCGCGCCGCTGCCCAGCAGGACGGTGATGATGGCCCCGGCGTAAAGCTGCGCCTCGGCGCCGATGTTCCACAGCCGCGCGCGGAAGGCCACCGCCACCGCGAGCCCGGTGAAGATCAGCGGCGTCGCGCGGTTCAGCGTCTCGAGCGCCGCGAACTTCGACCCCACCGCGCCCTTCACGATCAGGCCGAGCGTGGCCAGCGGGTCGGCCCCCGCCACCGCGGCAAGGCTTGAGGCCACGACGAGCGTCGCGAGCAGTGCGGCGGCGGGCAGTCCGATCCGGCGCAGCGCCGACGGGTTGGCAACCGGCTCAAGCCGCATCGGCGAACCCGTGCCCGGCCATCCAGAGGCCGAGTTCGGCCTGCGATTTCGTGCCGCGCGGGAAGCCGGGCGACAGGCGGCCTTCGGACATTACATGAATGGTGTCGGACAAGGCCATGATTTCATCCAGATCTTCCGATATCAGCAGAACCGCTGCCCCCTCGTCGCGCGCCTTGAGGAGCCGCGAATGGACATAGGTGATCGCGCCGATGTCCAGCCCGCGCACCGGCTGGTTCGCGAGGATGATCCGCGGCCCCGGCTCCAGCACCCGGCCAAGGATCAGCTTCTGCATGTTGCCGCCCGACAGCAGGCGGATGCGCGTCTCGGGCCCCGGGCAGCGCACGTCATAGGTGCGGATGATCACCTCGGTGAAGGCCCGCGCCGCGCGCCAGTCCATCCAGCCGCCTTTCGCGAAGCGCGAGCGGTAGCCTTCGAGGATCGCGTTCTCGGTCAGGGTGAAGTCCGCGATGGTGCCGGTGGCGTGGCGATCCTCGGGGATGCGCGCGATGCCCGCGCCCACCGCCGCCCGCGGCGTCCAGTCATGGACCTCGGCCCCGGCGACCATGAGCGCGCCCGCGTCCGGCCGGATCAGCCCCGACACCAGATCGGCCAGCGCCGCCTGGCCGTTGCCGGACACGCCGGCAAGGCCGGTAATCGTGCCGGCGCGAAGGTCGAGCGTCACCGCGCGCAGCCCGGGAATCGCCCCCCGGTGCGGGGTAAAGACCGCCTGAAGCCGCATCAGCACCGCGCCGGGACGCGGCGGGGCGACCTCGGGCGGCACCACCTCCTCGCCGACCATCATCGCGGCCAGCGCGTGGCGGTCGGTCTCGGCGGTCGCGACCTCGCCCACCACGCGGCCGTGGCGCAGAACGACGCAGCGGTCGGCCACTTCGACCACCTCATGCAGCTTGTGCGAGATGAAGATGATCGAGAGCCCCCTGGCCACGGCCAGACGCAGGGTGCGGAACAGCGCCTCGGTCTCCTGCGGGGTCAGGACGGCGGTGGGCTCGTCCAGGATCAGGATGCGCGCGTCGCGGTAGAGCGCCTTGAGGATCTCGACCCGCTGCCGCTCGCCCACCGACAGGGTGCCGACCTTGGCATCGGGGTGAACCGACAGGCCGAAGTCGCGGCTCAGCGCCTCGACCCGCGCCCGCGCCGCGCGCTGCCCGAGCGACAGGCGCCAGAGCGGCGCGGTGCCGATCAGGATGTTCTCCAGCACCGTCAGGTTGTCGGCCAGCGTGAAGTGCTGGTGCACCATGCCGACGCCCGCGGCCAGCGCCGCGCGCGGATGGCCCGGCGGCAGCGGCTTGCCGAAGACCTCCACCGTGCCCTCGTCGGCCACATAATGGCCGAAGAGGATGTTCATCAGCGTGGTCTTGCCGGCCCCGTTCTCGCCCAGAAGCGCCACGACCTCTCCCTGTCGCAGGGAGAGGCTGATGCCGGCATTGGCGAGAAGCGCTCCGAACCGCTTGGTGATCCCGGAGAGGCGCAGGACGACCGGTTCGCTCACGAGGATTTCGGCTCGCTGTCGTCAATGGCCACGGTGAAGGTTCCGGCCTTGATCGCGGCCTCGCGTTCCGCCACCAGCGCCATCGTCTCGGCAGGCACCTTGCCCTCGAAGGTGCCGAGCGGGGCGAGCGAGCAGCCGCCTTCCTTCATGAAGGAATAGACCCCGTAGTCGGCGGCCTTGAAGGTGCCGGCCTGAACCTCGGCCACCGCCTTCTCGAAGGTCGGCTCGAAATGCCAGAGCGCGGAGGCCACCACCGTATCGGGATAGTCGGCCTGCGTGTCGATCACGTTGCCGATCGCCAGCACGCCGCGCTCCTTGGCGGCATCCGAGACGCCGAAGCGTTCGGCGTAAAGCAGGTCGGCGCCATTCTCGATCATGGCGAAGGCGGTTTCCTTCGCCTTCGGCGGATCGAACCACGAGCCGATGAAGCTGACCTGGAACTTCGTCTCGGGCTTCACCTCGCGAGCACCCGCGATGAAGGCGTTCATCAGCCGGTTGACCTCGGGGATCGGGAAGCCGCCGACCATGCCGATGTTGCCCTTGCTCATCGCGCCGGCAATGAGTCCCGTAAGATAGGCCGCGTCCTGGATGTAGTTGTCGAAGACGGCGAGGTTCGGCACCGCCTCGTCCGGCGGGAAGCTCGACCCCATCAGGAAGGCCACGTCGGGATAGTCGGCCGCGACCTCGCGGGCCTCCTGCTCGACGCCGAAGATCTCGCCCACGATCAGCTTCACGCCGCTCTCGGCATATTCGCGCATGACGCGGGGATAGTCGGTGTTCGCGACGTTCTCGGTGAAGCTGTAGTCCACGCGACCCGCGGCCTTCGCGGCCTCGGCGGCCTTGTGGATGCGGCTGACCCACTGCTGCTCGACCGGCACGGTGTAGATGCCGGCGACCTTCAGCGTCTCCTGCGCCCGAAGCGTCCGCGGCAGGGCGCCCAGCGCCAGCGCCGCACCTCCGGCCATCAGAACTCCTCGCCGCGTCGTTGCGAATCCCGTCATGTCCGTCCTCGCCCTGCTGGATGTTTGACCGGACGGTAAGACGCGGGCGTCCGAGGGGCAAGACCGCGGCCCCTGCCCGAAAGTCGGCACTGCCGTCGAATTCCTTACAGCCCGAAATGCCTGCGAAAAATTTGTTACCTGCCGCGGTTAGGGAACTTGCAAGAATCCGTTTTCGGCCTTTAGCTGACACTAATAGCCGCTGTGGTGGGTCCCTCCCGCCGAAAGAACGGCATTCGAAACGACAACAACGGGAGAGTTCCGATGACGATGAAACTTGCACTGGCCGCCTCGGTCAGCCTTGCGGCGCTTGGCGCGGCCTCGGGCGCGCTGGCCCAGAGCGACGAACTGGTCGCCGCCGCCAAGGCCGAAGGCATGCTGACGACCATCGCGCTGCCGCACAACTGGTGCGGCTATGGCGACGTGATCGCGGGCTTCAAGGCGAAATATCCCGAGATCACCGTGAACGAGCTGAACCCCGACGCGGGCTCGGCCGACGAGCTCGAGGCGATCCGGGCGAACAAGGACAACACCGGCCCGCAGGCGCCCGACGTGATCGACGTGGGCCTGGCCTTCGGTCCGCAGGCCAAGGCCGAAGGACTGATCGTGC
This portion of the Rhodobacter sp. CZR27 genome encodes:
- a CDS encoding diacylglycerol kinase family protein — translated: MAQPDICVVMNAGSGKGEEADRVRDAFRAQGVEVHVDLVEDGSQIEAVAREAVERGFGTIVAAGGDGTICAVAAALSQSGRRMGILPLGTFNYFARSLALPDDLDESVAVICAGRTAPIRVATVNGQVFLNNASLGVYPAILKVREEIYGRWGRSRFLAYWSVLKVLARMGRPLRLHVRAGGEERIVRSPLIFVVNNAFQLEQMKLEGSDRVAAGDLVVFIAPDTGRLGMFRNAAALALGYASVDQNYAMMSGPHVEIDLPAGRSRRWHVALDGERERMVPPFDLRAIEGALEVTVPGHWDRDVR
- a CDS encoding class I SAM-dependent methyltransferase gives rise to the protein MHLTLAQTLDRCLDIAGHPSLAFGLSERRMQTQALAFLPRQHYRSVLELGCGAGALGRRLSGRADAYLGLDGDADAIEAAGAEPSPMAAMEFRQALLPSDIPDREFDLVVLSDILHELRPDQIRHLARRIGEVAPAADLLCLRRMAFEEPGEAFRPQALLAASLGWPLTASYLGTGFRIDVFEHELVEA
- a CDS encoding AI-2E family transporter; translation: MRRRTVSLLVLALVLAVLVVIAPDVLLVIFAAILFGVFLSAGGEIVSGLTGLPRGGGIAVFILLCLAALAGAFLSFAADMFDQIEELTRQLPPAFEGLRERIAQYSWGSTLLSRLAPSRLMSGEGGFASTAVSATFGALGNLVIILFIGLYTAIDPGLYRRGLRALLAPPVRPRGDEIMDIANRTLRGWLGGQLISMTVVGVLTWLGLWLIGVPLAFILGLIAALLAFIPNIGPVIAALPALLLALPEGWGLVGLVVAVYLGVQTLESYLITPLVQKEQVDLPPALIISAQLLLGVLFGLMGLLLATPLAALGLALIRELYVFDYLERDKPPIATFGQQ
- a CDS encoding amidohydrolase family protein, with amino-acid sequence MFDLIVRGGTLPDGRVADVGIRGDRIAAIGRLEAEAGRVIDATGDLVSPPFVDPHFHMDATLSYGLPRVNASGTLLEGIALWGELKRIVTVEEMIARALAYCDWAASMGLLAIRSHVDVCDDRLLGVQALLEVREQVKGWMDLQLVAFPQDGLYRDPTARANLLRALDMGVDVVGGIPHFERTMAEGAASVRDLCEIAADRGLMLDLHCDETDDPLSRHIETLAAEVIRTGLQGRAAGSHLTSMHSMDNYYVSKLLPLMAEARVAAIPNPLINIVLQGRHDTYPKRRGLTRVKEMQAQGISVGWGQDCVLDPWYSLGTADMLDVAFMGLHVAQMTHPAEMRRCFDMVTAENARIMGLDYGLHEGAPASLVVLDAGDAVEAVRLRPDRLCVIAQGRVISEKVRNDARLSLPGRPESVRRRHKAPSA
- a CDS encoding ABC transporter permease, whose product is MSELLDILLSVSFWAAAVRIASPLIFATMGELICERAGVLNLGIEGIMVVGAFSGWITVWAGAGLWEGAAVAMLAGMLFGLLHAVLVVPFGLSQHVVGLGITLLATSTSYFAYRLILPEVSSPPKIEPFAVWPVPGLSQIPLVGPALFQQTPLTYAAFVVAALVALVLWRTPLGLAVRAAGESPSAVDAQGLSVVGLRIGAVVVGSGLMAVGGAFLTLSAFSSFFFEMVNGRGWICIALVIFGAWKPGKAVLGALLFAAFDALQVRLQQTPLGQLVPYQLFLMAPYALSILALVLMSRRAEVPAALMQPFNRGER
- a CDS encoding ABC transporter permease, encoding MRLEPVANPSALRRIGLPAAALLATLVVASSLAAVAGADPLATLGLIVKGAVGSKFAALETLNRATPLIFTGLAVAVAFRARLWNIGAEAQLYAGAIITVLLGSGAVGGPLVLPLMALAAMAAGALVLLGPVALKTRFGVDEVVTTLLFNFIMLLFVSYLLEGPLKDPMGMGWPKSAPLLKEARLPRLVEGLRLHWGFGLALIAALAVWVIERRTALGYEMRAVGLNARAARFAGIPVDGVLVKTALLSGGLAALAGFSEVAGLKGHLTLDLSPGFGYTGIIVAMLALLNPLAVVPAALFVAGVFVGADSMSRAAHVPTYIADMLLATSLLFMVLAILLIRFRVVRG
- a CDS encoding ABC transporter ATP-binding protein; this translates as MSEPVVLRLSGITKRFGALLANAGISLSLRQGEVVALLGENGAGKTTLMNILFGHYVADEGTVEVFGKPLPPGHPRAALAAGVGMVHQHFTLADNLTVLENILIGTAPLWRLSLGQRAARARVEALSRDFGLSVHPDAKVGTLSVGERQRVEILKALYRDARILILDEPTAVLTPQETEALFRTLRLAVARGLSIIFISHKLHEVVEVADRCVVLRHGRVVGEVATAETDRHALAAMMVGEEVVPPEVAPPRPGAVLMRLQAVFTPHRGAIPGLRAVTLDLRAGTITGLAGVSGNGQAALADLVSGLIRPDAGALMVAGAEVHDWTPRAAVGAGIARIPEDRHATGTIADFTLTENAILEGYRSRFAKGGWMDWRAARAFTEVIIRTYDVRCPGPETRIRLLSGGNMQKLILGRVLEPGPRIILANQPVRGLDIGAITYVHSRLLKARDEGAAVLLISEDLDEIMALSDTIHVMSEGRLSPGFPRGTKSQAELGLWMAGHGFADAA
- a CDS encoding BMP family protein, yielding MTGFATTRRGVLMAGGAALALGALPRTLRAQETLKVAGIYTVPVEQQWVSRIHKAAEAAKAAGRVDYSFTENVANTDYPRVMREYAESGVKLIVGEIFGVEQEAREVAADYPDVAFLMGSSFPPDEAVPNLAVFDNYIQDAAYLTGLIAGAMSKGNIGMVGGFPIPEVNRLMNAFIAGAREVKPETKFQVSFIGSWFDPPKAKETAFAMIENGADLLYAERFGVSDAAKERGVLAIGNVIDTQADYPDTVVASALWHFEPTFEKAVAEVQAGTFKAADYGVYSFMKEGGCSLAPLGTFEGKVPAETMALVAEREAAIKAGTFTVAIDDSEPKSS